From a region of the Solanum stenotomum isolate F172 chromosome 2, ASM1918654v1, whole genome shotgun sequence genome:
- the LOC125855953 gene encoding uncharacterized protein LOC125855953: MDHATSNTNGKIWLFWTNDISCKVLEADGQQVTCELSHVESPDNYINTFVYAKCKDYLKRPLWDRMLHLADTNNTIPWCTVGDFNVITDIDEKLGGIPYNMRKRLEFIGVIEACGLMDLGFNGPKFTWSNQRGINFRIWKRLDRAMVNDRWLQDMPQTSITHLPAVGSDHCPLLMEMSIRPENHIKYFTFLNFWADQPSFLSTVTDCWNMQIEGNPMWIFHQKIKRVASTLSIWSRMQFGDVFATVRDYEDKVKVAEENLIQNNTEENRTTLHELNAEYIRYMKFEDSILRQKSQLQWFKEGDGNTKYLHALIRGRRRKLFIHKIINDNDEWIQGDEHIVEAACKHFQNIFTGEEKLVDEVPMNCIPRMVTQEQNDRLQILPT, encoded by the coding sequence ATGGATCATGCTACTAGCAACACAAATGGGAAGATTTGGCTCTTTTGGACCAATGATATCTCCTGCAAGGTTTTAGAGGCAGATGGGCAGCAAGTTACCTGTGAGCTCAGTCATGTGGAATCTCCTGACAATTATATCAACACTTTTGTGTATGCCAAGTGTAAAGACTACCTCAAAAGACCATTATGGGACAGGATGCTACACTTGGCTGATACTAACAACACAATTCCTTGGTGCACAGTAGGTGATTTCAATGTCATTACAGATATTGATGAAAAGCTTGGTGGAATCCCTTACAATATGAGAAAAAGGTTGGAATTCATTGGAGTGATTGAAGCTTGTGGACTCATGGATTTGGGGTTCAATGGACCTAAGTTCACTTGGTCTAACCAAAGGGGCATCAATTTCAGAATATGGAAAAGACTTGATAGGGCCATGGTTAATGATAGGTGGTTGCAAGACATGCCTCAAACTAGCATCACCCATCTTCCTGCTGTGGGTTCTGATCATTGTCCTCTTCTTATGGAGATGAGTATCAGACCTGAAAACCATATCAAatacttcacatttctcaattTTTGGGCAGACCAACCTTCCTTCTTAAGTACTGTGACAGACTGCTGGAACATGCAAATAGAAGGAAACCCCATGTggatttttcatcaaaaaataaaaagggtgGCCTCTACTCTTAGCATTTGGTCTAGAATGCAGTTTGGGGATGTTTTTGCTACAGTCAGAGACTATGAGGATAAAGTTAAAGTTGCAGAAGAGAACCTCATTCAAAATAACACAGAGGAAAATAGAACTACACTACATGAGCTTAATGCAGAATACATTAGATACATGAAGTTTGAAGACTCCATTCTTAGACAAAAGTCACAGCTTCAATGGTTCAAAGAAGGGGATGGTAACACCAAATATTTACATGCATTgataagaggaagaagaagaaaattgttTATTCACAAGATCATCAACGACAATGATGAGTGGATACAGGGGGATGAACACATTGTTGAAGCTGCCTGTAAGCATTTCCAGAACATTTTCACTGGAGAAGAGAAGCTCGTAGATGAAGTTCCTATGAATTGCATCCCAAGAATGGTCACTCAAGAACAAAATGATAGGCTACAGATACTCCCTacttga